In one window of Fibrobacter sp. UBA4297 DNA:
- a CDS encoding ABC transporter permease has protein sequence MISRLLKVTLTEWKLFVTDPAAVLLLVVAGILYAFYYPTAYMNQTVSRVPVAVVDLDHTAKSRELTRMASATQQVEVKAVYNDLLEAETAMASEEIYGFMVIPENMEKDLLNKKQVKVNIFTHGAYVMLHGTIGTAFSTCALTVGAVSKVKAIALGKKVPSAKAMAMRDPMPLSIQTMFNNTGSYSNYVVPSVLVLILQQSLVIGICVLGGARGHRRFRRNQRYSEVENESMPYRYLGRSLAYFMHYCCFILFYHCVIYNIFDFPRRGELLPMTIFAVVFLASVINFGMCLSQVFLRRESSMQLFLNLSIPILFLASFSWPSYLMPSWMVGLSYILPSTFAIPAWLSIEQMGGDIYDVAPKLYLLAIQAVIYFVLGMFLTHLRDKSKFTTGDM, from the coding sequence ATGATTAGTCGTCTTTTGAAAGTGACTTTGACGGAATGGAAATTGTTTGTTACGGACCCTGCGGCTGTGCTTTTGCTTGTCGTGGCGGGAATTCTTTATGCGTTCTACTATCCGACTGCATACATGAACCAGACCGTTTCTCGCGTTCCTGTGGCTGTTGTGGATTTGGACCATACGGCAAAGTCCCGTGAACTTACACGAATGGCGTCTGCGACGCAACAGGTCGAAGTCAAAGCGGTCTATAATGACTTGCTTGAAGCTGAGACGGCGATGGCGAGTGAAGAAATTTATGGCTTCATGGTTATTCCGGAGAACATGGAAAAAGATCTCCTGAACAAGAAACAGGTCAAGGTCAACATCTTTACGCATGGCGCCTACGTGATGCTCCATGGTACAATCGGGACTGCGTTTTCGACATGTGCATTGACGGTCGGTGCAGTGAGCAAGGTGAAGGCTATTGCGCTTGGCAAGAAGGTGCCTTCAGCAAAGGCGATGGCAATGCGCGACCCGATGCCGTTATCGATACAAACGATGTTCAACAACACGGGAAGCTATTCTAATTACGTTGTTCCTAGCGTGCTCGTGCTGATTTTGCAACAGTCCCTTGTGATTGGAATTTGCGTGCTTGGTGGCGCTCGCGGGCATCGCCGTTTCCGCCGCAACCAGCGCTATTCCGAAGTCGAAAACGAGAGCATGCCGTACCGCTATTTGGGCCGTTCGCTGGCGTATTTTATGCACTACTGCTGCTTTATCCTGTTCTACCACTGCGTGATTTACAATATTTTTGATTTTCCGCGTCGTGGCGAACTCTTGCCGATGACGATTTTTGCGGTGGTGTTCCTTGCATCGGTCATCAATTTTGGCATGTGCCTCTCGCAAGTTTTCTTGCGCCGCGAATCGAGCATGCAGCTGTTCCTGAACCTCTCCATCCCAATCTTGTTCCTTGCGAGCTTTAGCTGGCCGAGCTATTTGATGCCGAGCTGGATGGTGGGGCTTTCGTACATTCTGCCGAGTACGTTTGCCATACCTGCGTGGCTTTCGATTGAACAGATGGGCGGTGACATTTACGATGTGGCGCCTAAGCTTTATCTGCTAGCGATACAGGCGGTCATCTACTTCGTGCTGGGCATGTTCCTCACGCATTTGCGCGACAAGAGCAAGTTCACCACCGGTGACATGTAA
- a CDS encoding zinc metallopeptidase: MMFDPLYMMILVVTLVLSGAVSLLVKKRFAAGQKVTISSGLTGADVAKAILMEAGITDVKILKHQGFLSDHYNPLNKTLNLSPEVYSGRNASAAGVAAHEVGHAIQHAEGYFPLWLRSAIVPAANIGSNLGPWLVIIGIMLMGMGKALGQSLAVVGVVLFALATLFTLVTVPVEFDASARAKKALARMEVVAAGREYNTVSGVLFAAGLTYVAAAVSSILQLLYWAYRAGLLGGRNDD, translated from the coding sequence ATGATGTTCGATCCTTTATACATGATGATTCTCGTGGTGACGCTCGTGCTTTCGGGCGCCGTTTCCCTGTTGGTCAAAAAGCGTTTTGCCGCAGGTCAAAAAGTCACAATTTCTAGCGGCCTTACCGGTGCCGATGTCGCCAAGGCCATTCTCATGGAAGCTGGCATTACTGACGTGAAAATCCTCAAGCACCAGGGCTTTCTTTCGGATCATTACAATCCGCTGAACAAGACGCTCAACTTGTCGCCCGAAGTCTATTCCGGTCGCAATGCCAGTGCCGCAGGCGTTGCTGCTCACGAAGTCGGTCACGCCATCCAGCATGCCGAAGGTTACTTCCCGCTGTGGCTCCGTTCTGCCATTGTGCCTGCCGCAAACATCGGTTCTAATCTCGGACCATGGCTTGTGATTATTGGCATTATGCTGATGGGCATGGGCAAGGCGCTTGGCCAGTCTCTCGCGGTTGTCGGTGTGGTGCTCTTTGCGCTTGCAACTCTCTTTACGCTCGTGACCGTGCCTGTGGAATTTGACGCTTCTGCACGTGCCAAGAAAGCTCTTGCCCGCATGGAAGTCGTTGCCGCAGGTCGCGAATACAATACCGTCTCGGGCGTGCTCTTTGCCGCAGGCCTCACGTACGTAGCCGCAGCAGTTTCGTCTATCTTGCAGTTGCTCTACTGGGCATACCGCGCAGGACTCCTCGGCGGTCGCAACGACGATTAA